The genomic window CGTACGGCCCGGGTATCCCCTGGACTCCGTCGAGTGGCTGGTTCCCGAAGGAGCCGGGACAGCCGCAGACATCGGAGCGGGGACGGGCAAGTTCACGGCACTGCTCGTGGAGCGCGGACTGGACGTTGCCGCCGTCGATCCTTCCACCGACATGCTGGACCAGCTGCGGAAGTCCCACCCCAACGTCGTCGCGTTGGAGGGAACTGCCGAGTCAACCGGACTGGCGGACTCAGCATTCGACGTCGTCAGTGTCGCCCAGGCCTGGCACTGGTGCGAACCGCTCGCAGCGAGTACGGAAATTGCCCGGATCCTGAGGCCGCATGGCACCTTGGGCCTGATCTGGAACCAGTTGGATACCGAGGTCGCCTGGGTTCATCGGCTCTCGCGCATCATGCATGCAGGGGATGTCCACAAGCCCGGCTTCCGGCCAGTCGTCGGCCCGGAGTTCACCGGCTTGGAAAGTCACTTCACCCGGTGGGAGGACGCCTTGACGCCGAACGACATCATGGAGTTGACCAAATCCCGGAGCTATTACCTCCGGGCCAACGATGCCACCAGGGCCAAAGTGATGGGGAACCTGGAATGGTACCTCTACGAGCACCTCGGATTCGTGGCCGAAGAGACCATCAAGGTGCCGTACGTGACCCAGACGTGGCGTGCATCCAGGAACTCCGGACCCCTTCCACGGTAGGCTTGGGATGTGAAGACCAGTACGCCCTCCTCCTCGATCGAGGACTACGTCAAGGTCATCTACTCCTATACGGAGTGGCAAGACAAGCCGATTACCTCCTCCCAGCTTGCCCAGCGCCTTGGTGTGGCCAATTCTTCCGTGTCCGAAATGGTCCGGAAGCTCAAGGACCAGGGCTTGGTGGACCACCAACCGTACAGTGCCATCCGCCTGACCCCTGCCGGCATGCGGCTTGCACTGGCCATGGTGCGCCGCCACCGCCTCATCGAGACCTACCTGGTGGAAGAACTCGGGTACAGCTGGGACGAGGTCCATGACGAAGCCGAGATGCTGGAGCATGCGGTTTCGGATACCTTCATTGAGCGCATGTCCGCCAAACTGGGCCATCCCGTCCGGGATCCGCACGGAGATCCCATCCCGTCGGCAGACGGTTCGGTTGATCTTCCACACGCTTACCGCATGATCGAGCTCGACCAAGGCCATTCGGGCCGTATCACCCGGATCAGCGATGAGAACCCTGAACTCCTCAGGTACCTCGCTGCCGAAGACATTGCACTGGACGCCCCGGTCGAAGTGATGGGACGCAAACCATTCGGGGGTGCCTTGGTGGTGCGGATCGGATCCGGGGTCAAGGGCCGTGAATTCGATCTCGCCGACGAAGTGGCCTCGGCGCTGTGGGTTCAAAGCGCCGGGGTTCACGAAGGCTGCGTCCTCCAGGGCCGCTGACCCTGGACAGGGATTGGCATTGGCGTGGCCTGACCCGGGCACTCCGGAAGGTCAGTCGCGCTGCCCGGCCGCTTCGTCGTCGTCGGGTGCTGCCACCGGTTCCCCATCATCGGCGGGCGCGGTGACCCTGGCAGGGTTTCGAATCCCGACGGCGGACGCCACCGCCCCGGTCAGGAACAGTGCCGCTGTGACCAACAGCGCGTTGTACAAGCCCTCCCGGCTGAAGACCGGTCCTACGATCAGCCCGGCAAAGGCGATGGTGATCAACCCGGCGATGCGGGCTACCGCGTTATTTACTGCCGAACCGATGCCCGCTTCCGCCGGCGGGACTGCACCAAGGATCGCGGCCGTCAGCGGCGCCACCAGGGTGGCCAGGCCAAGTCCGAAAACGATCTGCCCGGGCAGTACCTGGGTCCAA from Arthrobacter sp. StoSoilB20 includes these protein-coding regions:
- a CDS encoding class I SAM-dependent methyltransferase: MRSTAASNGRPAIPAPAGPRGPKLHAHRRHEFGQSFQDGGEHYDRVRPGYPLDSVEWLVPEGAGTAADIGAGTGKFTALLVERGLDVAAVDPSTDMLDQLRKSHPNVVALEGTAESTGLADSAFDVVSVAQAWHWCEPLAASTEIARILRPHGTLGLIWNQLDTEVAWVHRLSRIMHAGDVHKPGFRPVVGPEFTGLESHFTRWEDALTPNDIMELTKSRSYYLRANDATRAKVMGNLEWYLYEHLGFVAEETIKVPYVTQTWRASRNSGPLPR
- a CDS encoding metal-dependent transcriptional regulator → MKTSTPSSSIEDYVKVIYSYTEWQDKPITSSQLAQRLGVANSSVSEMVRKLKDQGLVDHQPYSAIRLTPAGMRLALAMVRRHRLIETYLVEELGYSWDEVHDEAEMLEHAVSDTFIERMSAKLGHPVRDPHGDPIPSADGSVDLPHAYRMIELDQGHSGRITRISDENPELLRYLAAEDIALDAPVEVMGRKPFGGALVVRIGSGVKGREFDLADEVASALWVQSAGVHEGCVLQGR